The following are from one region of the Salvia hispanica cultivar TCC Black 2014 chromosome 1, UniMelb_Shisp_WGS_1.0, whole genome shotgun sequence genome:
- the LOC125224502 gene encoding uncharacterized protein LOC125224502 yields the protein MREISRSYYDRASEADKISIKQSFNKLDVDSNGKISLVEFKKSVSSWLSTDAVFEKLDENGDGCLDFEEFLCLHYMEEKVEIGKCSGCSELLVGPYFSCLLCLGRGEDTYDLCCTCYRHRRSSSHEHSSQYMVDHHSLLMLFRHHVADDEKARNKKEMEELRKITKAYYRAGSPQVKELAYEFFQSMDTDGDQRVDLSEFIAFMRHEGYPFMQNRSFFEQLDLDSDGTLNFFEVMTLYYIIKSGRPFCDCCAKFIPGIFFSCVECFNNPNTSFHLCCDCYQMAKCNHNHDGRSQFLDNYAFLQAMRDPGLERASGANSNEACDETTDAIVPVHHNSTAHTQNANDPAPSDSKWSKFKTTLDALEVAVSIGNLSSTLCTIM from the exons ATGAGAGAGATCTCGAGATCCTACTACGACAGAGCAAGCGAGGCCGACAAGATATCGATCAAACAATCCTTTAATAAATTGGATGTGGACAGCAACGGGAAGATAAGCCTGGTGGAGTTCAAGAAATCGGTGAGCTCGTGGCTGAGCACTGATGCTGTGTTCGAGAAGCTCGACGAGAATGGTGACGGATGCCTCGATTTCGAGGAGTTTCTGTGCCTTCACTACATGGAGGAGAAGGTAGAGATAGGAAAATGCAGCGGTTGCTCGGAGCTGCTGGTGGGGCCCTACTTCTCTTGCTTGCTTTGCTTGGGAAGAGGCGAAGATACGTATGATCTCTGCTGCACTTGCTACCGCCACCGCCGCAGTTCGTCGCATGAGCACTCCTCACAGTACATGGTGGATCATCACTCTCTGCTCATGCTGTTCAGGCATCACGTCGCCGACGATGAAAAAGCTCGGAACAAG AAAGAAATGGAGGAACTGCGCAAAATCACAAAAGCCTATTACAGAGCTGGATCTCCACAGGTGAAAGAATTAGCGTATGAGTTCTTCCAATCAATGGACACAGATGGAGACCAGCGAGTCGATCTATCCGAGTTCATAGCCTTCATGAGGCACGAAGGCTATCCCTTCATGCAAAACCGTTCATTCTTCGAACAGCTCGACCTAGACAGTGATGGCACCCTCAACTTCTTCGAGGTCATGACgctttactatattattaagAGCGGCCGGCCCTTCTGCGACTGCTGCGCCAAATTCATCCCCGGGATATTCTTCTCCTGCGTTGAGTGCTTTAACAATCCTAATACCTCGTTCCATCTGTGTTGTGATTGCTACCAGATGGCGAAATGCAATCATAATCACGACGGTCGGTCTCAGTTCTTGGACAATTATGCGTTTCTGCAAGCTATGAGAGATCCGGGGCTTGAACGTGCGTCGGGTGCAAATTCAAATGAG GCATGTGATGAAACCACAGATGCCATAGTTCCAGTACATCATAATAGCACTGCACATACTCAAAATGCAAATGATCCAGCACCATCAGATTCAAAATGG AGTAAATTCAAGACGACACTTGACGCCTTGGAAGTAGCAGTCAGCATTGGGAACCTTTCCAGCACCTTGTGCACTATCATGTGA
- the LOC125201580 gene encoding heat shock cognate 70 kDa protein-like: protein MPFSSAKPAVLESLVAGMEEGRSIGIDLGTTYSCVAAWKHERIEIIPNYQGNRTTPSQVAFTDTHRLIGDAAKNQVANNPFNTVFDSKRLIGCKFSDPTVQSDMAYWPFKVVPGSDDKPMIAVSYRGEEKEFSAEEISSMVLTMMKDIAEAYLGSTVKNAVVTVPAYFNDSQRQATVAAGAIAGLNIVRIINEPTAAAIAYYLDKGAASHVAKNVLIFDLGGGTFDVSVATIEANVIEVKAIAGDTHLGGQDMDNIMVNHFVKEFERKTGKDISGNARAMRRLRNACERAKRVLSSDFETPIEIESLIDGIDLFSTIRRAKFDDINMGLFNKCMELVEKCVSDAKMEKSSVDEVVLVGGCSRIPKLQEMLKEFFNGKEVLKTINPDEAVARGAAVLAAKLSGEGNDNLEKLVLFEVTPLSLGIEVDGDRMSVFIPRNTPIPTRKEKILKTAGDNQTRALFAVYEGERSKITENNLLGEFKLHGIPLAPRGVATFKMCFDIDENGILNVSAEHVGTGLKNEITITNNKGRLSNKEIERMIRDAKKYKLEDEKFKEKIEARSYLEDYAYNSRNTIRSAAKITAKDKKKMEDAFESFTKWLECNKHAEADDFKQKMKELETIFNPIITKMN from the exons ATGCCCTTCTCATCAGCTAAGCC CGCTGTTTTAGAATCACTAGTGGCGGGAATGGAGGAAGGGCGGTCCATTGGAATCGATTTGGGGACGACATATTCGTGTGTGGCGGCGTGGAAGCACGAAAGGATTGAGATTATACCAAACTATCAGGGCAACCGTACCACGCCGTCTCAGGTTGCTTTCACTGACACCCATCGTCTCATTGGTGATGCCGCCAAGAATCAAGTTGCCAATAATCCCTTCAACACTGTTTTCG ATTCAAAGAGGTTGATCGGTTGCAAATTCAGCGACCCAACGGTTCAAAGTGACATGGCATATTGGCCATTCAAGGTCGTTCCTGGCTCTGATGACAAGCCTATGATCGCGGTATCCTATAGAGGGGAGGAGAAAGAGTTTTCTGCTGAGGAAATCTCCTCAATGGTGCTCACTATGATGAAGGATATCGCCGAGGCATATCTTGGATCAACTGTGAAGAATGCTGTTGTGACAGTGCCTGCTTATTTCAACGACTCTCAACGTCAGGCCACCGTGGCCGCTGGAGCCATTGCCGGCCTTAACATTGTCAGGATCATCAATGAGCCTACAGCTGCAGCCATTGCGTACTATCTGGATAAAGGAGCTGCTAGCCATGTGGCAAAGAATGTGCTGATTTTCGACCTTGGTGGTGGCACGTTTGATGTGTCTGTGGCCACGATTGAGGCAAATGTCATTGAAGTCAAGGCTATCGCCGGTGATACTCATCTTGGAGGACAGGACATGGACAACATAATGGTGAATCACTTTGTGAAAGAGTTTGAAAGGAAGACGGGTAAGGATATTAGTGGGAATGCAAGAGCTATGAGGAGATTGAGGAATGCTTGTGAAAGAGCCAAGAGGGTTCTTTCCTCTGATTTCGAAACCCCGATTGAGATTGAATCATTGATAGATGGGATTGATTTGTTTTCTACTATTCGTCGTGCTAAATTTGATGACATTAACATGGGTTTATTCAACAAATGTATGGAGCTTGTTGAGAAATGCGTGAGTGATGCAAAGATGGAGAAAAGCAGTGTCGATGAGGTGGTGCTGGTGGGCGGGTGCAGTAGAATTCCTAAGCTGCAGGAGATGTTGAAGGAGTTTTTTAATGGGAAAGAGGTGCTCAAGACCATTAATCCAGACGAAGCTGTGGCTCGTGGTGCTGCAGTGCTGGCAGCCAAGTTGAGTGGTGAAGGCAATGACAATTTGGAAAAGCTCGTTCTTTTCGAAGTTACTCCATTGTCCCTTGGTATTGAAGTTGATGGAGATCGGATGTCAGTGTTTATTCCAAGGAATACACCTATACCAACAAGGAAGGAGAAAATTCTTAAGACGGCCGGCGACAATCAGACCAGAGCACTCTTTGCTGTGTACGAGGGCGAAAGAAGCAAGATAACAGAGAATAATCTGCTAGGTGAATTCAAACTCCATGGCATTCCACTAGCGCCCAGAGGTGTTGCTACATTCAAAATGTGCTTCGACATTGATGAGAATGGTATCTTAAATGTGTCAGCAGAGCATGTGGGTACTGGGTTGAAAAACGAGATCACTATCACCAACAACAAGGGCAGATTGTCTAATAAAGAAATTGAGAGGATGATCAGGGATGCAAAGAAGTACAAGTTGGAGGATGAGAAGTTTAAGGAGAAAATTGAGGCCAGGTCTTACTTGGAGGACTACGCCTACAATTCGAGGAATACCATTAGAAGTGCAGCAAAGATCACAGCAAAAgacaagaagaagatggagGATGCTTTTGAGTCTTTCACAAAGTGGTTGGAGTGTAACAAGCATGCAGAGGCTGATGATTTTAAACAAAAGATGAAGGAGCTTGAGACTATTTTCAATCCCATCATCACCAAGATGaattaa